From the Bacteroidia bacterium genome, one window contains:
- a CDS encoding type II toxin-antitoxin system Phd/YefM family antitoxin, with product MKSISITNDIVPIAEFKTNISKWFKSLQTTGHPVVITQNGKPAGVLLSTNDYDELVYRKDFLDSVGRGISDAESGRTYRTEEIRAALVARRGKG from the coding sequence ATGAAAAGCATTTCAATCACAAATGATATTGTCCCCATTGCCGAATTCAAGACAAATATTTCTAAGTGGTTCAAAAGCCTCCAGACTACAGGACATCCTGTGGTTATTACGCAGAATGGTAAACCGGCGGGGGTTCTATTGTCAACGAATGACTACGACGAATTGGTATATAGAAAAGATTTTCTTGATTCTGTTGGCAGAGGAATATCGGATGCCGAGAGCGGAAGGACGTACCGGACTGAAGAGATCCGGGCGGCATTAGTCGCGAGAAGAGGCAAGGGTTAA
- a CDS encoding type II toxin-antitoxin system RelE/ParE family toxin, which yields MQILWTHEAFQQLTAIEDYISKDSPERAADFINIMVERAEAIPDSPRMGRVVPEIVNPDIRVLIFKKYRIVYRLTEQRIEILTLFEGHRLLRLDEIDV from the coding sequence ATGCAAATACTATGGACACATGAAGCTTTTCAACAATTAACCGCCATTGAAGACTATATTTCAAAAGACAGCCCCGAAAGAGCAGCCGACTTTATCAATATCATGGTCGAACGTGCAGAAGCAATACCTGACAGTCCGCGCATGGGCAGAGTTGTACCTGAAATCGTCAATCCCGACATACGAGTGCTGATATTCAAAAAATATCGTATTGTCTACAGACTCACCGAACAGCGTATTGAAATACTTACCCTTTTTGAAGGACACAGGTTGTTGCGGCTTGATGAAATTGACGTGTAA
- a CDS encoding DNA photolyase family protein: MSHLYPVSILWLRRDLRLNDHAVLAEACAKSDRVIPVFVFDTNILDRLDNPSDRRLSFIHASLVELKNALRLLGSDLAVLHGDPKSLIPEFAGRIGSAAVFAGKDYEPYAKERDLHVARSLERDGRIFHAVKDQVIFESLEVITGGGTAFRVFTPYSKAWLNRFDAISTGSASPAAEQRADLSRLAPAAVFPADSDLPSLSDLGFVESPLWLEAGESAAQRRLKDFLPLMSCYADDRDFPSVGGTSGLSVHLRFGTISIRELVRRAMRDTSKGARVWLNELIWREFYHMILDQFPHVANGPFRREYDHLLWPGREDHFLAWCEGRTGYPIVDAAMRHFNATGWMHNRLRMVVAMFLTKDLLLDWRWGEAYFARHLLDFDLAANNGGWQWSASTGVDAAPYFRVFNPVLQSRRFDPDGTFIREQLPELRGFSDKLIHWPHDADMFMQQKAGCIIGEHYPHPIVNHATQKVKAIAMFRGGDS, encoded by the coding sequence ATGTCTCACCTCTACCCTGTTTCCATTCTCTGGCTCCGCCGCGACCTGCGGCTCAACGATCATGCCGTGCTCGCGGAGGCGTGCGCGAAGTCGGATCGTGTCATTCCTGTGTTTGTGTTCGATACGAACATACTCGACAGACTTGACAACCCGTCCGACCGTCGTCTCAGCTTCATTCATGCATCCCTCGTGGAGCTGAAAAACGCACTGCGCTTGTTGGGCTCTGATCTGGCGGTACTGCACGGCGATCCGAAATCACTGATTCCGGAATTTGCCGGCCGCATCGGTTCGGCCGCTGTGTTTGCCGGAAAGGATTACGAACCCTACGCGAAAGAGCGAGACCTTCACGTTGCCCGTTCATTGGAGCGTGACGGAAGGATATTCCATGCGGTGAAAGATCAGGTGATATTCGAGAGTCTGGAGGTAATCACTGGCGGCGGGACGGCTTTTCGCGTTTTCACCCCCTACTCGAAGGCCTGGCTTAACCGCTTCGACGCAATCTCCACAGGCTCTGCCTCCCCCGCCGCCGAACAACGCGCCGACCTCTCCAGACTGGCACCCGCCGCTGTCTTCCCTGCCGATTCGGACCTTCCGTCCCTGTCAGACCTCGGCTTCGTCGAGAGTCCTCTGTGGCTGGAGGCCGGAGAGTCGGCTGCGCAGCGGCGGCTCAAGGACTTTCTCCCACTAATGTCCTGCTACGCGGATGATCGCGATTTCCCTTCCGTCGGCGGTACGTCCGGACTCTCTGTCCACCTGCGCTTCGGTACGATTTCGATACGCGAACTGGTACGACGCGCCATGCGGGACACTTCAAAGGGCGCCCGTGTGTGGCTGAATGAATTGATCTGGCGGGAATTCTATCACATGATTCTCGATCAGTTTCCGCATGTGGCCAATGGACCATTCAGGCGCGAATACGATCATCTGCTCTGGCCGGGACGCGAGGATCATTTCCTGGCGTGGTGCGAGGGACGTACCGGCTATCCCATCGTGGATGCGGCCATGCGGCATTTCAACGCGACGGGCTGGATGCACAACCGCCTGCGCATGGTGGTTGCGATGTTCCTGACAAAGGATTTGCTGCTGGACTGGAGATGGGGCGAAGCGTATTTTGCGCGGCATCTGCTGGACTTCGATCTCGCGGCCAACAACGGCGGCTGGCAGTGGTCCGCTTCCACCGGTGTGGACGCCGCACCGTACTTCCGCGTATTCAATCCCGTGCTCCAGTCCCGTCGCTTCGATCCCGACGGTACCTTCATTCGCGAGCAGCTACCCGAACTGCGCGGCTTTTCAGACAAGCTCATCCACTGGCCGCACGACGCGGATATGTTCATGCAGCAGAAAGCCGGATGCATTATCGGCGAACATTACCCGCACCCTATCGTGAATCACGCCACGCAAAAGGTGAAGGCCATTGCTATGTTCAGGGGTGGGGATTCGTGA
- a CDS encoding transposase has translation MSFVIQYHHIVFGTYKNQHTITPSLETPLHNYLFGIGRNNNMKCHAIGGISNHVHLLVSLQATLSVSKAAQILKSNSSKWVNDEERTSTIFRWREGYAAISVSPKQVGRVMNYISNQKEHHRLKSFTEECEAMLRAFSGYNPDERGEHTSWFMDDDNEED, from the coding sequence ATGTCCTTCGTCATTCAATATCACCACATCGTGTTCGGAACATACAAGAACCAGCACACAATCACACCCTCACTCGAGACACCGCTGCATAATTATTTGTTCGGGATTGGCCGGAACAACAATATGAAGTGTCATGCCATCGGTGGGATTTCGAACCATGTTCATCTTCTGGTCTCATTGCAGGCAACACTTTCTGTATCAAAGGCCGCGCAGATTCTTAAAAGCAACTCGTCAAAGTGGGTTAATGACGAGGAACGTACGTCCACGATTTTCAGGTGGCGTGAGGGCTATGCTGCCATTTCCGTGAGTCCGAAGCAAGTTGGTCGGGTAATGAACTATATCAGCAATCAGAAGGAGCATCACAGGTTAAAGAGCTTTACCGAGGAATGTGAAGCGATGCTGCGAGCATTTTCTGGATACAATCCTGACGAACGAGGCGAACACACTTCCTGGTTCATGGATGATGATAATGAGGAAGATTGA
- a CDS encoding cytochrome c, with amino-acid sequence MEHEHVSNRTYQFGLNLNTRSVILLLLPAMLLAGCYAFVNDETPPEWTDPADAKEQLGAIAAATGGPGAAVFNAKCAVCHQMTGKGIPGVYPTLVGSEIATGDERLSIRIVLHGFQGPIERNGAKYNGVMQPWKNDLTDQEIADVLTFVRTSWGNAGTPVTAESVKAQRDATKGKVGAWTESDLKSSL; translated from the coding sequence ATGGAACACGAACACGTGTCGAACCGCACCTATCAATTTGGACTGAATCTCAATACGCGGAGTGTCATCCTCCTCCTCCTGCCGGCGATGCTGCTTGCGGGATGTTACGCGTTTGTGAACGACGAGACTCCTCCCGAGTGGACGGATCCCGCAGACGCGAAGGAACAGCTCGGCGCCATAGCCGCGGCGACGGGGGGACCCGGCGCGGCGGTGTTCAATGCCAAATGCGCGGTGTGCCATCAGATGACGGGGAAAGGTATCCCCGGAGTCTATCCCACGCTTGTCGGATCGGAGATCGCGACGGGCGATGAGCGCCTTTCCATACGCATCGTACTGCACGGTTTTCAGGGGCCCATCGAACGGAACGGCGCCAAGTACAATGGCGTCATGCAGCCCTGGAAAAACGATCTGACCGATCAGGAAATTGCGGATGTGCTCACATTCGTTCGTACAAGCTGGGGGAATGCAGGCACCCCCGTCACCGCCGAAAGCGTCAAGGCGCAACGCGATGCCACCAAGGGCAAAGTGGGCGCATGGACGGAAAGCGATCTGAAATCCTCCCTCTGA
- the coxB gene encoding cytochrome c oxidase subunit II, with protein sequence MLDWLPENVSAFGDGVDHLFHIIYYISLAIFILVNVIYVAFIIRYRRKRKGEKAYHYHGNNMLELTWTALPFGLFLFLAFYSDGIWQDIKYSEKMPNPDLVVEVMGQTYLWHFRYPGSDGVFGRREQALISTTNPFGIDPDDPNGKDDFVTINTMHVPVNKNILVRLSSVDVLHSFFLPNMRVKQDAVPGQWVDVWFNSRKTGEYEIACAELCGSGHYLMRAVLRVDAQANYDTWIDEQYSNVLASLTAPTTTNE encoded by the coding sequence ATGCTCGACTGGCTCCCCGAAAACGTATCCGCGTTCGGTGATGGAGTGGATCATCTGTTCCACATCATCTACTACATCTCCCTCGCGATTTTCATCCTTGTCAACGTGATTTACGTCGCGTTCATCATCCGCTATCGCAGAAAGCGTAAAGGAGAGAAGGCGTATCACTATCACGGAAACAACATGCTGGAGCTGACCTGGACGGCGCTGCCGTTCGGGCTTTTCCTTTTCCTCGCCTTTTACAGCGATGGCATCTGGCAGGATATCAAGTACAGTGAGAAAATGCCGAACCCGGATCTGGTCGTCGAAGTGATGGGACAGACCTATCTCTGGCATTTCCGTTATCCCGGTTCCGACGGCGTATTCGGCCGCAGGGAACAGGCCCTGATCAGCACGACGAATCCCTTCGGCATCGATCCCGACGATCCGAACGGCAAGGACGACTTTGTGACCATCAACACCATGCACGTTCCCGTGAACAAGAACATCCTCGTGCGGTTGTCGTCGGTGGACGTATTGCACAGCTTCTTCCTGCCGAACATGCGCGTCAAGCAGGACGCCGTGCCTGGCCAGTGGGTGGATGTCTGGTTCAACAGCAGAAAAACCGGTGAGTACGAGATAGCCTGCGCGGAGCTCTGCGGTTCGGGTCACTACCTCATGCGCGCAGTGCTCCGCGTCGATGCGCAAGCCAACTATGACACCTGGATAGACGAGCAGTACAGCAATGTGCTCGCCTCGTTGACCGCTCCGACCACTACGAATGAATAA
- a CDS encoding cbb3-type cytochrome c oxidase subunit I: protein MEAVAHTAPHAHAGAHHASFLRTYIFSTDHKMIAKQFLIVAILFLFIGGAFALFIRWQLAYPGEPIPVIGTMLPSSWVNPDGAITAEFYAQLLTMHGTIMIFAVIIPLLVGVFGNFAIPLMIGADDMAFPFLNMVSFWLYPLAGVVMMSGFFMEGGMAASGWTAYPPLSAVASSGQTLWIVGLFLAGFSSILGAVNYITTVMNMRAPGLKMFQLPMTVWAVFITAIIVIIGTPVLAAALSMLFMDNFLHTSFFTPSNLIVPARDMSRTAGGGQPLLWQHLFWFYSHPAVYIMILPGMGVVSDVLSTFSRKPLYGYKAMIFAIVAIAFLGIIVWGHHMFQSGMNPLLGTTFMVSTMVIAVPSAIKTFNWLGTMWRGKMEFTTPMLNAVAFVSMFVIGGLSGIFMASTPVDVFIHDTYFIVGHIHYVLFGGSLFAVFAGLHYWFPKMTGRMYSERLGKWHFWTTFITFNGTFFPMHILGVGGMMRRIYDPTVYDFLKPFQPMNEFITINAILLGFAQFILVANLFYSWFYGRKAKRNPWRANTLEWQAPSPPPHGNFDTELRVYRGPYEYSSPESVQDYLPQTVSPDDVAAQWEHHRARQAQHSETTA, encoded by the coding sequence ATGGAAGCCGTTGCTCATACCGCACCTCATGCCCACGCCGGAGCGCATCACGCGTCCTTCCTGCGTACCTACATTTTCTCCACCGATCACAAAATGATCGCGAAGCAGTTTCTGATTGTCGCGATTCTGTTCCTCTTCATCGGCGGAGCGTTTGCACTGTTCATCCGCTGGCAATTGGCCTATCCCGGCGAGCCGATTCCTGTGATCGGCACCATGCTGCCTTCGAGCTGGGTGAATCCCGATGGTGCGATCACGGCGGAGTTTTACGCACAGTTGCTCACGATGCACGGGACGATCATGATTTTCGCTGTGATCATTCCGTTGCTGGTCGGTGTGTTCGGAAACTTTGCCATTCCGCTGATGATCGGCGCGGACGACATGGCGTTTCCCTTTCTCAACATGGTGTCGTTCTGGCTGTATCCACTTGCCGGTGTCGTGATGATGAGCGGTTTTTTCATGGAAGGAGGGATGGCGGCCTCGGGCTGGACGGCCTATCCGCCGCTCAGCGCGGTTGCCTCGTCGGGACAGACGCTATGGATCGTGGGGCTCTTCCTCGCGGGCTTTTCCTCGATTCTCGGCGCGGTGAATTATATCACGACGGTGATGAACATGCGCGCACCGGGTCTGAAGATGTTCCAGTTGCCGATGACCGTGTGGGCGGTGTTCATCACGGCCATTATCGTGATCATCGGTACGCCCGTGCTTGCCGCAGCGCTGTCCATGCTCTTCATGGATAATTTTCTGCACACGAGCTTCTTTACCCCATCGAACCTCATCGTGCCGGCGCGTGACATGTCGCGCACGGCGGGCGGGGGGCAGCCCTTGTTGTGGCAGCATCTTTTCTGGTTCTATTCTCATCCCGCGGTGTATATCATGATTTTGCCGGGTATGGGCGTGGTCTCCGATGTGCTGAGCACTTTTTCCCGCAAGCCGCTGTACGGCTACAAGGCGATGATTTTCGCCATCGTCGCGATCGCGTTTCTCGGCATTATCGTCTGGGGACATCACATGTTCCAGTCCGGCATGAATCCGCTGCTCGGCACGACCTTCATGGTCAGCACGATGGTGATCGCGGTACCTTCGGCGATCAAGACCTTCAACTGGCTCGGCACCATGTGGCGCGGGAAAATGGAATTCACCACGCCGATGCTGAACGCCGTCGCCTTTGTGTCCATGTTCGTGATCGGCGGTCTGAGCGGCATTTTCATGGCCTCGACGCCTGTGGACGTGTTCATTCACGACACGTATTTCATCGTCGGACACATTCACTATGTGCTGTTTGGCGGCAGTCTCTTCGCGGTCTTTGCCGGGCTGCATTACTGGTTCCCGAAAATGACCGGACGCATGTACAGCGAGCGTCTGGGGAAGTGGCATTTCTGGACGACGTTCATCACCTTCAACGGCACCTTCTTTCCCATGCATATCCTCGGTGTGGGTGGAATGATGCGCCGCATTTACGATCCCACCGTGTATGACTTTCTCAAGCCGTTTCAGCCGATGAACGAGTTCATCACGATCAATGCCATATTGCTCGGGTTCGCACAATTCATTCTTGTGGCGAATCTCTTCTACAGTTGGTTCTATGGCCGCAAGGCGAAGCGCAATCCCTGGCGCGCCAACACCCTCGAATGGCAGGCGCCGTCACCACCGCCGCATGGCAATTTCGATACGGAGCTTCGCGTGTATCGTGGTCCGTACGAATACAGTTCGCCCGAGAGCGTACAGGATTATCTGCCGCAGACGGTTTCGCCCGACGACGTCGCAGCGCAGTGGGAGCATCACCGCGCACGTCAGGCGCAGCACAGCGAAACGACAGCGTGA
- a CDS encoding COX15/CtaA family protein, which yields MTTTSTYWNFPQRLLHRLAVILAVGTVLLIAKGGLVHSAGAGLSVPDWPTTYGENMFTYPIDKWYGGIVYEHGHRLIASGIGVIMIAVAVMIWAYDTRRWLKWLAGAALFAVIVQGVLGGLTVLMRLPTAVSTGHAMLAQAFMIMTMLMAAATSRGWTNSAPALQVDADAGLQKLLLATVLFTFVQIFLGALTRHTYSGMAISDFPLNNGRIIPEFVSFGVLIQFLHRVGAVVLTTLIIVQSVKIFRRPELRRLRRPAMAGLAMIAVQFMLGATVIWTREAIIPNTLHVAGGAITFATVFLTYAWARRYYAFREADTNEQLQVSEARA from the coding sequence ATGACGACGACGAGCACCTATTGGAATTTTCCGCAGCGCCTGCTGCATCGTCTCGCGGTGATATTGGCCGTGGGCACGGTTCTGCTCATCGCGAAGGGCGGACTTGTGCACAGCGCCGGCGCGGGATTATCGGTACCTGACTGGCCGACAACCTACGGCGAGAACATGTTCACCTATCCCATAGACAAGTGGTACGGCGGCATCGTGTACGAGCACGGACACCGGCTCATCGCTTCGGGTATCGGCGTGATCATGATCGCCGTGGCCGTGATGATCTGGGCGTACGATACGCGCCGCTGGTTGAAGTGGCTCGCCGGCGCGGCGTTATTTGCGGTGATCGTACAGGGCGTGCTCGGTGGATTGACGGTGCTCATGCGCTTGCCGACAGCGGTGTCCACCGGACACGCCATGCTTGCGCAGGCCTTCATGATAATGACCATGCTCATGGCGGCGGCCACGTCGCGCGGGTGGACGAATTCCGCGCCCGCATTGCAGGTGGACGCCGACGCGGGGCTGCAGAAACTGCTGCTCGCGACGGTGCTGTTCACGTTCGTACAGATTTTTCTTGGTGCGCTGACGCGACACACGTACAGCGGCATGGCGATTTCCGATTTCCCGTTGAACAACGGACGCATCATACCCGAATTCGTCAGTTTCGGTGTGCTCATTCAGTTCCTGCACCGAGTGGGTGCCGTGGTGCTGACGACACTAATCATTGTGCAGAGCGTGAAGATTTTCCGTCGTCCCGAGCTTCGTCGGCTCCGGCGTCCGGCTATGGCGGGTCTGGCGATGATCGCCGTACAGTTCATGCTGGGCGCGACGGTGATATGGACGCGCGAAGCGATTATTCCCAACACGCTGCATGTGGCGGGAGGCGCCATCACCTTCGCGACGGTGTTCCTGACCTACGCGTGGGCGCGGCGCTACTATGCATTCCGCGAGGCGGATACGAATGAACAGCTACAGGTTTCGGAGGCACGGGCATGA
- the cyoE gene encoding heme o synthase has protein sequence MSDLNYSATTAAVELTRRESASAYYELTKPGITLMVVVSTAAGFWLALPKHFALLDYLLLFIATVVGTALVSAGSCVLNHVMEHRYDLEMKRTMFRPIPSGKITAAQATWFGIALAAAGLALLVIAQPLTAGLAALTLFLYLAVYTPLKRVTPLSTLVGGIPGALPPLGGYATVTGSITLEAGVLFMILFLWQMPHFFSLAWMYRKDYERGGFRMLTALDESGIVVAKHIVSYTILLLLFSLLPTVYGDTGLLYFGAALLLGGAFLAMGLRFMHTRSNTRARAVLLTSYLYLLALLTLMFIDKA, from the coding sequence ATGAGCGATCTCAACTATTCAGCGACAACCGCCGCAGTGGAACTCACGCGCCGTGAAAGCGCATCCGCGTATTACGAGTTGACGAAGCCGGGCATCACGCTGATGGTGGTCGTGAGTACCGCCGCAGGATTCTGGCTTGCGCTGCCGAAGCATTTCGCACTGCTGGATTACCTGCTTCTGTTCATCGCGACGGTGGTGGGGACCGCGCTGGTTTCCGCCGGCAGTTGCGTCCTGAACCATGTGATGGAGCATCGCTACGATCTTGAGATGAAACGCACGATGTTTCGTCCCATTCCATCGGGAAAAATCACCGCTGCGCAGGCGACGTGGTTCGGCATTGCGCTCGCCGCCGCGGGTCTCGCGCTGCTTGTCATTGCGCAGCCGCTGACCGCCGGACTTGCCGCGCTGACGCTGTTCCTGTATCTCGCAGTGTACACGCCGCTCAAGCGCGTGACCCCGCTGTCGACGCTGGTTGGCGGCATACCCGGCGCGCTGCCGCCGCTGGGCGGATACGCGACGGTGACGGGGAGCATTACGCTCGAGGCCGGTGTGCTGTTCATGATACTGTTTCTCTGGCAGATGCCGCACTTCTTTTCGCTCGCATGGATGTACCGCAAGGATTACGAGCGTGGCGGATTTCGCATGCTGACCGCGCTGGATGAAAGCGGTATAGTGGTGGCGAAGCATATCGTATCGTACACCATTCTGTTGCTGCTCTTCAGCCTGTTGCCGACGGTGTACGGCGACACCGGACTGCTCTATTTCGGCGCGGCACTGCTGCTCGGGGGCGCCTTCCTCGCCATGGGATTGCGTTTCATGCATACGCGCAGCAACACACGCGCGCGCGCAGTGCTGCTGACCTCGTATCTCTACCTTCTCGCGCTGCTCACATTGATGTTCATCGACAAGGCCTGA
- a CDS encoding cytochrome c oxidase subunit 3, protein MTTLAAHSRFNTGIYHGKLGMWIFLASEIMFFSGFLGAFIVLRNLNIELFTASAHQLDKVVATINTAVLITSSLTMALSHLALERGEEAKFRLFLTITIVCAFGFLGIKSFEYATKFSHDIYPWTNTFFASYFTMTGFHALHVIGGLIPMIWMLGKSLTKGYPQSMHHRVETLGLYWHFVDLVWIFLFPTLYLIF, encoded by the coding sequence ATGACCACACTCGCCGCTCATTCGCGTTTCAATACGGGCATCTATCACGGAAAGCTCGGAATGTGGATATTTCTCGCATCCGAAATCATGTTTTTCTCGGGTTTTCTGGGTGCGTTTATCGTGCTGCGCAATCTGAACATCGAACTGTTCACCGCAAGCGCTCATCAGCTAGACAAAGTCGTGGCCACGATAAACACCGCCGTGCTGATTACGAGCAGTCTCACTATGGCGCTGTCGCATCTGGCGCTGGAACGCGGTGAGGAAGCGAAGTTCCGCCTCTTCCTCACCATCACGATTGTTTGCGCGTTCGGTTTTCTCGGCATCAAATCCTTCGAGTACGCCACGAAGTTTTCGCATGACATTTATCCCTGGACGAACACCTTTTTCGCCAGTTACTTCACCATGACGGGCTTTCACGCGCTGCACGTGATCGGCGGACTCATCCCGATGATCTGGATGCTCGGCAAGTCGCTGACGAAAGGCTATCCGCAGAGCATGCATCATCGCGTGGAGACACTGGGCTTGTACTGGCACTTCGTCGATCTCGTGTGGATTTTCCTCTTCCCGACATTGTATCTGATTTTCTAG
- a CDS encoding cytochrome C oxidase subunit IV family protein: protein MAHGVSFKEIQKSYLKVFIALMVLTALTVAVTTIHFGDTLNIVVGILIALLKAGLVAYIFMHLKFDHRRLRLFVYIPLAFFVIMVYALTVLGL from the coding sequence ATGGCTCACGGCGTCAGTTTCAAGGAAATCCAGAAAAGCTATCTCAAGGTATTCATCGCCCTGATGGTGCTCACGGCACTGACGGTGGCGGTGACGACCATTCACTTCGGTGACACGCTCAACATCGTGGTGGGCATTCTCATAGCCCTGCTCAAGGCCGGACTGGTGGCATACATTTTCATGCATCTGAAATTCGATCATCGTCGGCTGCGGCTGTTCGTGTACATTCCGCTCGCGTTTTTTGTCATCATGGTATACGCACTGACGGTGCTCGGCCTCTGA
- a CDS encoding ABC transporter ATP-binding protein codes for MLVVDSISHSYTQKKHEAVRALDAVGFTATSGEITAVVGPNGSGKSTLFRVIASLLQATAGSVRFDGRPLNKADMSVVFQSPALDGLLTVFENFSHHMMLHGRRLERAALPRDVLDALDLDEVLDRRVDTLSGGYQRRVEVAKALLTGPRLLVLDEPFSGLDVRARMQFFAHLRDIAQQRALTVVLITHELDLAALCGHVVMLHKGSVMADAAPAKLLVEFGETVAEVRSADSVAVERRLKTAGYTVFGWSDDTLFVPHASLRGIVDALGDDAERCSIESRRPSLDDYFLTRTGAHIVERTEAIAA; via the coding sequence ATGCTCGTCGTCGACTCCATATCGCACAGCTATACGCAGAAGAAACACGAGGCGGTACGCGCGCTCGACGCTGTGGGCTTTACCGCTACGTCCGGCGAGATCACCGCGGTGGTGGGCCCCAACGGCAGCGGGAAGTCCACGCTGTTCCGCGTGATCGCGAGTCTGTTGCAAGCAACCGCGGGGAGTGTGCGCTTTGACGGCCGGCCTTTGAATAAAGCGGACATGAGTGTGGTTTTTCAATCGCCCGCCCTTGACGGCCTGCTGACCGTGTTCGAGAATTTTTCGCATCACATGATGCTGCACGGGAGACGCCTTGAACGCGCCGCGCTTCCGCGGGATGTGCTGGACGCGCTGGACCTCGACGAGGTGCTGGACCGCCGTGTGGATACCTTGTCGGGCGGCTATCAACGGCGAGTGGAGGTTGCGAAAGCGCTGCTGACCGGACCGCGTTTGCTGGTGCTCGATGAACCATTCTCCGGGCTGGATGTGCGTGCGAGGATGCAGTTTTTCGCACATCTGCGCGATATCGCGCAGCAGCGCGCCTTGACCGTGGTGTTGATAACGCATGAACTGGACCTTGCCGCACTATGCGGCCATGTCGTCATGCTGCACAAGGGAAGCGTGATGGCCGACGCAGCTCCCGCAAAACTGCTTGTGGAATTCGGAGAAACAGTCGCGGAAGTTCGCAGCGCGGACAGCGTCGCCGTAGAGCGTCGCCTGAAGACGGCCGGATACACGGTGTTCGGTTGGAGCGATGACACACTGTTCGTGCCGCATGCCAGTCTCCGGGGAATCGTGGATGCACTGGGAGACGATGCGGAGCGCTGCAGTATCGAATCGCGCAGGCCCTCGCTCGACGATTACTTTCTCACCCGCACCGGAGCTCATATTGTGGAGAGAACGGAGGCCATTGCCGCATGA
- a CDS encoding ABC transporter permease, whose translation MNAFVLPVYSLWLRDMRHFVRRRSRIYGAIGQPVVIWALLAAGFAGSVDGSHTGGVAYGAFFFPGVLLLITVFTSMFSTMSVIEDKKSGFMQGVLASPASRGSLLWGKMLAGSTLSLIQAAVLFALLPVAGIPVSLEAAGASALLVAAAGLILTSLGLLIAWHMQSTQGFHAIMNLLLMPMWVLSGALFPVAGASDWLAALIRLNPMYYVTSLFQTAFFLGSGTTVAGSPDIIMASIVALLSGAAVYAATLRTLSKR comes from the coding sequence ATGAACGCTTTCGTCCTCCCCGTATACAGTCTCTGGCTGCGCGACATGCGGCATTTCGTCCGCAGGCGCAGCCGTATCTATGGCGCCATCGGACAGCCGGTGGTGATCTGGGCGTTACTCGCGGCGGGATTTGCCGGCAGCGTGGATGGCAGTCACACAGGTGGTGTAGCGTACGGCGCGTTTTTCTTTCCCGGCGTGCTGCTGCTGATCACCGTCTTTACGTCGATGTTTTCCACGATGTCCGTGATAGAGGACAAAAAGAGCGGCTTTATGCAGGGCGTCCTTGCCTCGCCGGCGTCGCGCGGCTCCTTGCTGTGGGGCAAGATGCTTGCTGGCTCAACGCTTTCTCTGATTCAAGCCGCGGTGCTGTTCGCATTGCTGCCGGTCGCGGGAATTCCGGTGAGCCTTGAAGCAGCCGGAGCCAGCGCACTGCTCGTCGCGGCAGCCGGGCTGATATTGACCAGTTTGGGTTTGCTGATCGCCTGGCACATGCAGAGCACGCAGGGATTTCACGCGATCATGAATCTGCTGCTCATGCCCATGTGGGTGCTGTCCGGAGCGCTGTTCCCGGTAGCGGGTGCAAGCGATTGGCTCGCGGCCCTTATTCGACTGAATCCCATGTACTATGTCACGTCACTGTTCCAAACGGCGTTTTTTCTGGGCAGCGGCACGACGGTAGCCGGTAGTCCGGATATCATCATGGCCTCGATCGTCGCTCTCCTGAGCGGCGCTGCCGTGTACGCCGCAACATTGCGCACACTATCAAAACGATGA